In Serratia liquefaciens ATCC 27592, the genomic stretch CGCCGTCGCACTGCTGATTACGGTGGTATTTTCATTGCCGCGCGTGATGATTGGTGCCCACTGGTTTACCGATATTGCCGTCGGCTCGCTGTCGGTGGTGCTGGTTGGCGCCAGTTGGTGTCTGATGACGCCGTTTAGCGATGTGCTGATCCGGGGTCTGAATCGCCTGCTACCCGGTAAACACCGTCCAGCATAGTCATAACCAATAGTTATGATCCCCAGGAGGCCCGCCGGCCTCCTGATTATTTCCCCACCGCATTTCGTTTATTTCCCCATCAGCGCGTTAACGCTTTCGCCACCTGATTTCACGCAAAACCAACACAACGGACAATCAGCGTTTTTTATATGAAGATTTACATTATGTTACATCACAAATTCATATAAAAAAGGGTGGAAAAAGGCTCGCAATCCCCAATTCGTTACGGTAATCTCGGATGCGTTTGTGCCTGGTTTAACCTGACTCAGCTTCAAATCCACTAAAAATGTGCGTTCCAGCACGTTTTCAGAGGTAACTGATTGTCGTTAAAACAGCTGCAGATTAGTCTCGTTCCGTTTGGCATTTTTCAGGTAGCGACTGACGTCGTTAAGGACTTCAAGGGAAAACAATAACAATGGTCAAATCTCAACCGTTTCTGAGATATTTTTTGCGGGTAGTACCTGCAATTGCCGCAGCGGTAATGCTCTCCGCGTGCAGCACGACTCACACTTCGAACTTGAATAACGCACAAACTGAGATGCGTGCAGTTAATGACAAAGACGGTCTTTTACTGCAAGCCTCTCAGGATGAATTCGAAGCAATGGTCCGTAACGTTGACGTCAAGTCAAAGATTATGGATCAGTATGCAGACTGGAAAGGCGTTCGCTACCGTTTAGGCGGTGAAACCAAGCGCGGCATCGATTGCTCAGCGTTTGTACAGCGTACTTTCCGCGAACAGTTTGGCATGGACTTACCGCGTTCGACCTACGAACAGGAAGACATGGGCAAGAAAATTTTGCGCACCAAACTGCGTCCTGGCGATCTGGTGCTGTTCCGCGCCGGCTCAACCGGGCGCCACGTCGGCATCTATTTAGGTAACGATCAATTCGTTCATGCCTCTACCAGCAACGGCGTGATGATTTCGAAACTGAGCGATAACTACTGGAATAAACGTTATCGCGAAGCCCGCCGGGTGCTTACCAGCAGCTGACGGCGCATGACCTGATTGTCCTGAATACCAAACGAGCGATAGAACGCTGCCTTCGGGCAGCGTTTTTTTTTGCACCGCTGTCTGCTCCGGATTGAGATCTTATTATCCGTTCGCAGCGCTTTGCCCCTACCCCAGTATTTCGCGATATTATTTGTAGGAAACTACGCACCGATGAAAAACTCACCTATTATCGTCAAATGGGATAATGGTAGTCATGCCTGATTTAAACGATTAACAACCGTTAAATAATCGATGAATAATGACTGCAACAGCGCCGTTGGGATATATTACGCAGTCACTCTATAACAAAAACAAATTGATACGCCGTGCTCAGGGGGCAGGTTTATGGGCTTGAAAAGGGCATTTGCACGCCACGTCTCTCACAGACGACGCAGTTTGGCTAAAAGCGCCATCGTAGCCCTGGTCTTTTTTATCCTGTTCGTGGCGATTACACTCTCTCTGATTGACCATCAGCGCACGCAATATCAACATCGGGTCGAGCAACGCACGCAAAAATTCACAGCCGATACGCTTAATGATCTGACAACCATCATGCAGCAGTTAATGCCGCTGATTGACCGCCCCTGTTCTGCCAGCCAACCGGATATTACTTACCAGGCCGCTTTCCATTCCGGCGTACGCACTTTTATGCTGGTAAAAAATGGCTTTGCCTATTGCTCTTCGGCCACCGGCGAAATGATGCTGGCGCTGAAAAACATCTATCCGGAGATTGACCCGCATCAGTCGTTGGATCTCAAATTGCAGCAGGGAACGCCGCTGGTACCGGGGAAACCGGCAGTAGCCGTCTGGTTACGTCAACCAGGAAAAGAAGA encodes the following:
- the mepS gene encoding bifunctional murein DD-endopeptidase/murein LD-carboxypeptidase, giving the protein MVKSQPFLRYFLRVVPAIAAAVMLSACSTTHTSNLNNAQTEMRAVNDKDGLLLQASQDEFEAMVRNVDVKSKIMDQYADWKGVRYRLGGETKRGIDCSAFVQRTFREQFGMDLPRSTYEQEDMGKKILRTKLRPGDLVLFRAGSTGRHVGIYLGNDQFVHASTSNGVMISKLSDNYWNKRYREARRVLTSS